Proteins encoded by one window of Cervus canadensis isolate Bull #8, Minnesota chromosome 18, ASM1932006v1, whole genome shotgun sequence:
- the NUDT21 gene encoding cleavage and polyadenylation specificity factor subunit 5: MSVVPPNRSQTGWPRGVTQFGNKYIQQTKPLTLERTINLYPLTNYTFGTKEPLYEKDSSVAARFQRMREEFDKIGMRRTVEGVLIVHEHRLPHVLLLQLGTTFFKLPGGELNPGEDEVEGLKRLMTEILGRQDGVLQDWVIDDCIGNWWRPNFEPPQYPYIPAHITKPKEHKKLFLVQLQEKALFAVPKNYKLVAAPLFELYDNAPGYGPIISSLPQLLSRFNFIYN, translated from the exons ATGTCCGTGGTGCCGCCCAATCGCTCGCAGACCGGCTGGCCCCGGGGAGTCACCCAGTTCGGCAACAAGTACATCCAGCAGACCAAGCCCCTCACCCTGGAGCGCACCATCAACCT GTACCCTCTTACCAATTACACTTTTGGTACAAAAGAGCCCCTCTATGAGAAGGACAGCTCTGTTGCAGCCAGATTTCAGCGCATGAGGGAAGAATTTGATAAAATTGGCATGAGGAGGACTGTAGAAGGGGTTTTGATTGTCCATGAGCACCGGCTACCCCATGTGTTACTGCTACAGCTGGGAACAACGTTCTTCAAATT ACCTGGTGGTGAGCTTAatccaggagaagatgaagttgaaGGACTAAAACGCTTAATGACAGAG ATACTGGGTCGTCAAGATGGAGTCCTGCAGGACTGGGTCATTGATGACTGCATTGGCAACTGGTGGAGACCAAATTTTGAACCTCCTCAG TACCCATATATTCCTGCACATATTACAAAACCTAAGGAACATAAGAAGTTGTTTCTGGTTCAGCTTCAAGAGAAAG ccTTGTTTGCAGTCCCTAAAAATTACAAGCTGGTAGCTGCACCACTCTTTGAACTGTATGACAATGCCCCTGGATATGGACCCATCATTTCTAGTCTCCCCCAGCTTTTGAGCAG attcaaTTTTATATACAACTGA